A stretch of Porites lutea chromosome 5, jaPorLute2.1, whole genome shotgun sequence DNA encodes these proteins:
- the LOC140938781 gene encoding uncharacterized protein, with protein MVFMATILSLDDQTGDMPDNLQLADGEISIAFWSFVFVLLLIVTVWFYITQIAPMRRSVRQVEEEVDKEEEVAKRILEHLSNDLRFKNEKSKDEGSENTSPVHLTKITDSSIYEYVDDEIHIHYSQYAWDDDSYNTNDFPVATGTARRHSMENMDLIFPGVLPSIVEEEELEEETDTDGSEKSQESGDFDGDQYAGDLTNFSTIYKPNGNNNVESINSLLNKEQNNLECGDINIVISLDNQELQAKTSGTKQDRMLNDDQHGNSSHSLYSSAEENNVLNVNSSIETATKQQKNGSSFSSRTNNITQVENTKNCKISTPTAEPRHTNKEFESVMAKVDFTSGSVDTNLDKDDNCSQIIPGISHDDVIEQTPVFTLSSSDLKPSFTQDANEFEEHEVKICTSNMQKIPCVAEDQHSAHDFRLKHVINPEHVVNNNLSEEVNKVVMEHTGGLTGRSQVGELLLLNGFGDDIADSNGHTTHAWTFFAMSGGDETTTPKKTNLKEDVQSDKMEIPSIIVDSYDESLPIDKSIVDVDSKVVMNGHEITSQYGDSFETDIDIDDIDLSESDNLDNEGDFSIYFKRHVSVTDLDKILAEEGQDDVNCNAGDVLETDLSIEDLQREQPEIDIPRTSNEVLQKTEMDNTLSTIEKTCMEDEMDTSIEKSNIVSTTLSDNLEMQAASDEDLDDTDSSDDSLPKSYTVESLFDDVSFQKDGVYGELVLSQLNENHGNKPDESSFDPHGDDWHGFSEEIRRERKPFLFTIPEDDEIGLAEFDSIIENCFVGAMDNPIYDNEVTRTKATEQEKLLNAPIATVETFDSDLDLDEVEESNKSEKEKYEGEATENKQTLDFVVTNDAETEIDKKDGVTEGKNKSNGVTENSGNIGIANVEQGTVTTIKTDFDLEEMKPSNNSDIEKHHIETAKDEEILENRTDESVSETTNRVESVKNLAEGKNKDPEETDPQMNVSNRNDVIQRSGKSSDENVEAKDGPRSVKIVKKIKIFVRKEVTVAEEGNIMEDLIVGAKQVTEDVAMKEVDEKIIPACREASNHHPYDVVKSEICPVDQFMKCMTFHEEKCNHTEINAKVLEVVTKTDQYFSNEPEPKTVPRMTETQGSTARQHLVSVDANGLADTVDDTIEAQVLPMEAQDSEGEIKYVSASNNQVNTKAGPALKVLTENEETLLSPMNVHALGSEVTQFSTQNSVENNNVAIVVGRKTRVVANTMETEMSQVKAQEGTTSKDVTPAAKGINKTTKINVKEKASKTAEDSNMSNKIVSMHPSTQSQECSSIKINVSDVRGKLTKIGNRENKQVWSSRVSPPTALETEPRKVYLSSCNIRLTKSHEDLRLVERTPGRKQESIEEEEVPDTQSSQSEGSPTPTPPELNRPFLEDDVFKSVEPPSVHTAKITVQEVVGDRQRIVILNVKKKVHGKARWKSLNDLDSLKMALSPRRSSDLGIGFAGVPEEGERIEENNMKSEKKASIQIVPVVEVKSRRDRRSLPEIQPTGQLVKAPVLSATAQQSCETLTESEVEKTSKDSVMPVLHEEPLQNCQPVIEKETHAYSKSKLPIIKATALQNRETSPGSMKQSEIFKATVTSTVEENLFKTSKTEVEANVKVENQPEIKARVSRIYPEKVNKPWIGSALVAEENIQNTKPPKRITRVHDISRAEIIPKLEKESVTKIADETTKGNKIKIHVSHPLSSPDMKMDFIQLSVPPSVEDVLQKGLKIESGAPERSSTLDDSRRQERESGYGSLGLSPSASVNTQVNSVFVLEGANERSISSLSSIDDEEFGGETLGESKIMVTDLDALLAQQGVQPPASSDLKKPEVKEKVRVLARMEPVPEKVVRINKEEDNDGVVIRHVKHEEPIVVQPIIIADTAEQEESQVISAFLVNDGYDDDELDEVFLEEYTPYHEPDRSSSRTHSSDADSETSSVSSLPHKHRHRQTRAALEAGKSGMRNRTESSGSSKTATPVAELENEGASTSSRSNTPKSNGYEISRDESFANYSPEQTHNVKMEKPRDFTSAFTPASQTAEFRRPRARSHGHKSDEELVVQNRLLGDSFQDVKTFPGLNIDKERFKEAADSRKSMPDLSVRKDQTINDSPYLRGLSAHTRKWLSQNVWMDPNGPQEEEDLMTSDMFLYPSNRFQPGSNIDASFLSLANERDFPDDISVSTLSTRPQSPMSEFSFAGETPYWGLRRGSTTVIKCSNPRCEKEEVLFTGEKTTYTSCPACFTYYCSRTCRRMHWTEHKKVCFFGRINSYIRSFIYLCHKKESLKFQLSQIAKDGYKKKGRGSVMVTFASAQLARKFMTSGCTFFPSPPTYSSLVNVRAEGVISKHKISLMQHVQDYQPEEEFVLNLAIIAGKMEDLPANPVPRRKVSTVLQVIKIPLSSKLKETPPAASLPNDPNTEIKVFYLPKCSRHEFVTDNEARRHYCRNISKNLKQYGIRLKHDYPDVYEKLCRYVDQNIHFTEPLTVYGNHGKKIVMCKIMPETGNDETKT; from the coding sequence ATGGTGTTCATGGCGACGATTTTATCTCTCGATGATCAAACGGGTGACATGCCTGACAATCTTCAGCTTGCTGACGGCGAAATATCCATCGCCTTCTGGTCTTTCGTGTTTGTATTGCTTCTCATTGTAACCGTGTGGTTTTACATCACACAAATCGCGCCCATGCGAAGGTCTGTGCGTCAAGTCGAAGAGGAAGTTGACAAAGAAGAAGAGGTCGCAAAGAGAATTCTTGAACATTTAAGCAATGATTTGCGGTTTAAGAACGAAAAGTCGAAAGATGAAGGCTCTGAAAATACTTCTCCTGTTCATCTTACGAAAATAACAGATTCCAGCATCTATGAGTACGTAGACGACGAAATCCATATTCATTACTCGCAGTACGCATGGGATGATGACAGTTACAACACAAATGATTTTCCAGTTGCGACTGGAACCGCTCGAAGACATTCAATGGAAAATATGGACCTTATTTTTCCCGGGGTTTTACCGAGTATTGTTGAAGAAGAGGAATTAGAAGAGGAAACTGACACCGATGGCAGTGAGAAATCACAAGAAAGCGGCGATTTTGATGGTGATCAATATGCGGGGGACTTAACTAATTTTTCTACGATTTACAAGCCGAACGGTAACAACAATGTGGAGTCAATAAATAGCTTACTAAACAAGGAGCAAAATAACCTTGAGTGCGGCGATATAAATATTGTCATATCTTTGGACAATCAGGAGTTGCAAGCGAAAACCTCAGGTACGAAACAAGATCGCATGTTAAATGATGATCAGCACGGTAACAGCAGTCACTCGCTGTACTCATCGGCGGAAGAAAACAACGTACTGAACGTTAATTCGTCAATCGAAACTGCAacaaagcagcaaaaaaacgGCTCTTCGTTTTCTTCCCGGACTAACAATATTACTCAAgtagaaaatacaaaaaactgcaaaattagcACTCCAACTGCAGAGCCACGTCACACCAACAAAGAATTCGAGAGCGTGATGGCAAAAGTAGATTTCACTTCCGGTAGCGTCGACACTAATTTAGACAAAGACGACAACTGCTCACAAATCATCCCAGGAATATCGCACGACGATGTGATCGAACAAACTCCAGTGTTTACATTATCTAGCTCTGACCTTAAGCCAAGTTTCACACAAGATGCAAATGAGTTTGAAGAACATGAAGTTAAAATATGCACATCTAACATGCAGAAAATTCCCTGTGTCGCCGAGGATCAACATTCCGCACATGATTTCCGCTTAAAACATGTAATAAATCCAGAACATGTTGTGAACAACAACCTTTCTGAAGAAGTGAACAAAGTTGTTATGGAACACACCGGGGGATTAACAGGAAGAAGTCAAGTCGGAGAACTCCTTTTATTAAATGGCTTTGGCGATGACATAGCTGATTCTAATGGCCACACAACCCACGCTTGGACATTTTTTGCTATGTCGGGTGGCGATGAAACAACGACGCCAAAGAAGACAAACTTAAAGGAGGACGTTCAATCAGATAAAATGGAAATTCCATCAATTATCGTTGACTCTTATGACGAGAGTTTACCGATTGATAAGTCGATTGTTGATGTGGACTCAAAGGTTGTCATGAATGGACATGAAATAACCTCGCAGTATGGCGATTCATTTGAAACTGACATTGATATTGATGATATTGATTTGAGCGAAAGTGATAACTTAGACAACGAAGGTGACTTTAgcatttattttaaaagacaCGTCTCTGTTACAGACTTAGATAAAATTCTGGCAGAGGAGGGACAAGATGATGTAAACTGTAATGCTGGCGATGTTTTGGAAACAGATCTGTCAATTGAAGACCTTCAACGAGAGCAACCTGAAATCGACATACCAAGGACTAGTAATGAGGTATTGCAAAAGACGGAAATGGATAATACGCTTTCAACGATCGAGAAAACATGCATGGAAGACGAAATGGACACGAGTATTGAAAAGTCTAATATTGTTAGTACAACATTAAGTGATAATTTAGAAATGCAAGCAGCAAGCGATGAGGACCTTGATGATACCGACTCAAGCGATGATTCCCTCCCTAAGAGTTACACGGTAGAGTCGTTGTTTGACGATGTTTCGTTCCAAAAGGATGGTGTTTATGGTGAATTAGTACTGTCCCAGCTTAATGAAAATCATGGCAATAAACCGGACGAAAGTAGTTTCGATCCTCATGGTGACGATTGGCACGGATTTTCGGAGGAAATCAGGCGTGAGCGAAAACCATTTCTTTTTACAATTCCCGAGGACGATGAGATTGGACTCGCAGAATTTGACAGCATCATAGAAAACTGTTTTGTTGGAGCAATGGATAATCCCATTTATGATAATGAGGTAACCCGTACCAAGGCAACCGAGCAAGAGAAACTATTAAATGCTCCTATAGCTACAGTGGAAACTTTTGACTCTGATCTTGATCTAGATGAAGTTGAAGAAAGCAATaaatctgaaaaagaaaaatatgaaggagAAGCAACTGAGAATAAGCAGACGCTGGATTTTGTCGTGACAAATGACGCTGAAACGGAAATAGACAAAAAGGATGGCGTGACGGAGGGCAAGAACAAAAGCAATGGCGTGACTGAAAATAGTGGGAACATTGGTATTGCAAACGTCGAACAAGGAACAGTAACGACAATTAAAACTGATTTTGATCTTGAGGAAATGAAACCTAGCAATAATTCCGACATAGAGAAACACCATATAGAAACCGCTAAGGATGAAGAGATTCTCGAGAACAGAACTGATGAAAGCGTTAGTGAAACTACAAACAGAGTTGAAAGCGTGAAGAATCTGGCGGAGGGCAAAAACAAAGACCCTGAAGAAACTGATCCTCAAATGAACGTTTCCAATAGAAATGACGTGATTCAAAGAAGTGGGAAAAGTAGTGATGAAAATGTTGAGGCTAAAGACGGTCCAAGGTCAGTGAAAATTGTGAAGAAGATCAAAATATTTGTCAGGAAAGAGGTCACCGTTGCTGAAGAGGGTAATATTATGGAGGACTTAATTGTAGGTGCAAAGCAGGTCACTGAGGATGTTGCGATGAAAGAAGTGGATGAAAAGATTATTCCCGCGTGTCGCGAAGCCAGTAACCATCATCCATACGATGTTGTTAAATCAGAAATTTGCCCAGTTGATCAGTTTATGAAGTGTATGACCTTTCATGAGGAAAAGTGTAATCATACAGAGATCAATGCCAAGGTTTTGGAGGTCGTAACCAAGACAGACCAGTATTTTTCTAATGAACCCGAACCCAAAACAGTGCCACGCATGACTGAAACTCAAGGCTCAACCGCACGTCAGCATCTTGTTTCTGTCGACGCGAATGGCCTGGCAGACACCGTCGATGACACAATAGAGGCTCAAGTATTACCTATGGAGGCTCAAGATTCAGAGGGTGAAATTAAGTATGTTTCCGCCTCAAACAATCAAGTAAATACCAAAGCAGGGCCTGCCTTGAAAGTCCTGACTGAAAATGAGGAGACTCTCTTGTCACCCATGAATGTCCATGCTCTTGGCAGCGAGGTCACccagttttcaactcaaaactcGGTAGAAAATAATAATGTGGCGATTGTCGTAGGACGGAAGACAAGAGTCGTAGCTAACACCATGGAGACGGAAATGTCACAAGTGAAAGCCCAGGAAGGTACCACCTCTAAAGATGTTACGCCAGCAGCAAAGGGAATAAATAAAacgacaaaaattaatgttaaagaAAAAGCAAGTAAGACCGCTGAAGATTCAAATATGAGTAACAAGATTGTCTCGATGCACCCTTCTACTCAGTCTCAGGAGTGTTCTTCCATAAAAATAAACGTTTCTGACGTTCGAGGAAAACTTACGAAAATTGGAAACAGAGAAAACAAGCAGGTATGGTCTTCCAGAGTATCGCCCCCAACAGCTTTGGAAACAGAACCTCGTAAGGTATACCTTTCCTCTTGCAATATACGCCTTACCAAAAGTCATGAAGATCTTAGACTTGTTGAAAGAACGCCtggaagaaaacaagaaagtaTTGAAGAGGAAGAGGTACCTGACACGCAATCGTCGCAAAGTGAAGGCTCACCAACGCCGACGCCCCCGGAATTGAACCGTCCTTTCTTAGAGGATGATGTGTTCAAGTCGGTTGAACCTCCCTCTGTTCACACGGCAAAAATTACTGTTCAAGAGGTTGTAGGTGACAGGCAAAGGATTGTAATTCTGAATGTGAAGAAGAAGGTTCATGGCAAAGCAAGATGGAAGTCGCTTAATGACCTTGACTCTCTGAAGATGGCCTTGTCTCCACGGCGAAGTAGCGATTTAGGAATAGGCTTTGCAGGTGTTCCCGAGGAAGGAGAAAGAATCGAAgaaaacaacatgaaaagtgAGAAGAAAGCTTCTATACAGATTGTACCTGTCGTCGAAGTAAAATCTCGGCGAGACCGCAGATCCCTGCCTGAGATTCAGCCTACAGGACAACTTGTCAAGGCACCTGTCCTCAGTGCAACTGCTCAACAAAGTTGTGAGACCCTGACAGAAAGTGAAGTTGAAAAGACCTCCAAAGATAGCGTTATGCCTGTATTACACGAAGAACCACTGCAAAATTGTCAACCTGTGATAGAAAAGGAAACACATGCCTATTCAAAGTCTAAGCTGCCCATAATTAAAGCTACAGCACTGCAGAATCGTGAAACCAGCCCTGGAAGTATGAAACAATCAGAAATATTCAAGGCTACTGTTACATCAACAGTTGAAGAGAACCTTTTTAAAACTAGCAAAACTGAAGTGGAGGCTAATGTAAAGGTTGAGAATCAGCCTGAAATAAAAGCGCGCGTTTCACGAATATACCCAGAAAAAGTTAACAAACCGTGGATAGGTAGCGCATTGGTTGCAGAAGAAAATATACAAAATACCAAACCACCGAAAAGAATAACCCGTGTGCATGATATATCACGAGCTGAAATTATTCCGAAATTAGAGAAAGAGAGCGTGACCAAAATTGCAGATGAAACCACCAAAGGGAACAAGATCAAAATTCACGTATCTCATCCGTTATCGTCGCCAGATATGAAGATGGATTTTATCCAGCTTAGCGTACCTCCTTCTGTAGAAGATGTCCTGCAGAAAGGGCTGAAAATCGAAAGTGGTGCACCAGAGAGATCTTCTACGTTAGACGATAGTCGGCGGCAAGAACGTGAATCTGGGTACGGAAGCTTGGGCCTAAGTCCGTCTGCGTCTGTTAATACACaagtaaatagtgtttttgttCTAGAGGGAGCCAACGAGCGCAGCATAAGCAGTCTTAGCAGTATTGATGACGAGGAGTTCGGAGGAGAAACTCTTGGAGAGAGTAAAATTATGGTTACAGATCTAGATGCCTTGTTAGCTCAGCAAGGTGTTCAACCACCAGCTAGTTCGGACTTAAAGAAACCAgaggtaaaagaaaaagttcGAGTTCTGGCGCGTATGGAACCGGTTCCAGAAAAGGTTGTTCGAATCAACAAAGAGGAAGACAATGATGGCGTGGTTATTCGGCACGTCAAACACGAAGAACCTATCGTTGTACAACCAATCATCATAGCTGACACAGCTGAGCAGGAGGAATCTCAAGTGATTTCTGCGTTCTTAGTCAACGATGGATACGATGATGATGAGCTCGATGAAGTATTTTTGGAGGAGTACACGCCGTATCACGAACCTGATAGGTCCTCCAGTCGCACACACAGCAGCGATGCAGATTCAGAAACCTCATCTGTAAGCAGCTTACCGCATAAGCACCGACATCGACAAACAAGGGCAGCACTCGAAGCTGGAAAGAGTGGAATGAGAAATCGCACCGAATCTAGTGGTTCGTCTAAAACAGCTACCCCTGTTGCAGAGTTAGAGAATGAGGGTGCATCAACTTCTTCTAGATCAAACACGCCCAAAAGCAATGGGTACGAGATCTCGCGGGACGAATCGTTTGCAAATTACTCACCTGAGCAAACGCATAACGTGAAAATGGAGAAGCCAAGGGACTTTACCTCTGCTTTTACTCCCGCTTCCCAAACAGCAGAATTTCGGCGTCCACGAGCAAGGTCTCACGGTCATAAGTCTGACGAGGAACTTGTTGTTCAAAACAGACTTCTCGGAGATAGTTTCCAGGACGTTAAGACATTTCCAGGGCTCAATATTGACAAAGAACGCTTTAAGGAGGCCGCTGACAGTCGCAAATCAATGCCTGATCTGTCTGTTAGAAAAGATCAAACGATAAACGACTCGCCATATCTGCGCGGACTAAGTGCACACACTCGCAAGTGGCTCAGTCAGAATGTTTGGATGGATCCAAATGGGCCACAGGAGGAGGAAGACCTCATGACTTCAGACATGTTCTTGTACCCGTCCAATCGCTTTCAGCCAGGATCAAACATTGATGCTAGTTTCCTATCGTTAGCCAATGAAAGAGACTTTCCTGATGATATATCGGTGTCCACGTTATCAACTCGTCCTCAAAGCCCAATGTCAGAGTTTTCGTTTGCTGGGGAGACACCCTACTGGGGACTTCGTAGAGGTTCAACAACCGTGATCAAGTGTTCGAATCCGCGGTGTGAAAAAGAAGAGGTTTTGTTTACCGGCGAGAAAACCACCTACACTTCTTGTCCTGCTTGTTTTACCTACTACTGTTCGCGTACTTGTAGACGTATGCACTGGACTGAACATAAGAAAGTCTGCTTCTTTGGTCGAATAAACAGTTATATCCGTTCGTTTATTTACCTCTGTCATAAGAAGGAGAGTCTGAAATTCCAGCTTTCTCAGATAGCTAAAGATGGCTACAAAAAGAAGGGTCGTGGCAGTGTTATGGTGACATTTGCTTCTGCACAGTTGGCCAGAAAGTTCATGACTAGCGGCTGCACATTTTTCCCCAGCCCTCCAACGTACTCCTCATTAGTTAATGTCCGTGCAGAAGGAGTCATCAGTAAACATAAGATCTCGTTAATGCAGCACGTCCAAGACTACCAACCCGAGGAAGAATTTGTTCTTAATCTCGCTATAATTGCTGGTAAAATGGAGGATCTTCCCGCCAATCCTGTGCCGCGAAGGAAAGTTAGTACTGTCCTTCAAGTAATTAAGATTCCTTTAAGCAGTAAACTCAAAGAGACGCCGCCTGCGGCTTCTCTTCCAAATGACCCGAATACTGAGATAAAGGTTTTCTATCTACCGAAGTGTTCTCGCCACGAATTTGTCACTGACAACGAAGCCCGCAGGCATTACTGCAGAAACATTTCCAAGAATCTGAAGCAGTATGGAATTCGACTGAAACATGACTATCCGGATGTGTATGAGAAGCTTTGCCGGTATGTGGATCAAAATATTCACTTCACTGAACCTCTCACGGTGTACGGAAACCATGGAAAAAAGATTGTCATGTGTAAAATAATGCCTGAGACTGGGAATGATGAGACCAAGACTTAA
- the LOC140938782 gene encoding apical junction component 1 homolog translates to MYVCIGKGGCRASRRRSPQYEDMVPVSPSKVKHKRGKAKGSYNASPMNGNHPPLEYSPKPCNFQEEFASNASVLSLDVNDNSKNSRTPSPSKSNTLPRHTAKTPPQKPPRGLPPKPPRLMERKLFTCENPSCQKQEELLGIVALDFKSCPSCFTHYCCIECRRTHWKEHRLVCHYGQVNSHMKSIVHMCNENCLLLQYLSEIAREGFVTKGRGAVMMIFLSPKAAELFVESGVDYFRNPRNRPTFSSVQELKDSGVSSKHQKLLLFLVNNYSPAQEMVLNIAVVIGKNLPKTPIPRNKEPAVITQIRIPFKGKKHSRTFSPQRSQEFNTVCTYNVNDNVRRKSL, encoded by the coding sequence ATGTACGTCTGTATTGGGAAGGGTGGGTGTCGAGCAAGCCGTCGTCGCTCGCCCCAGTATGAAGACATGGTCCCTGTTTCACCATCTAAAGTCAAACACAAGCGAGGGAAAGCAAAGGGAAGTTACAACGCGTCGCCAATGAACGGAAATCATCCTCCGCTGGAATATTCGCCCAAACCTTGTAACTTTCAAGAAGAATTCGCCTCAAATGCCAGTGTTCTTTCACTGGATGTAAATGACAACTCAAAAAATTCTCGGACGCCGTCGCCTTCTAAATCTAACACTTTACCGCGACATACTGCGAAAACACCACCTCAGAAACCTCCCCGCGGACTGCCACCGAAGCCGCCTCGGCTTatggaaagaaaacttttcACTTGCGAAAACCCTTCGTGTCAAAAACAGGAAGAACTATTAGGAATCGTGGCGCTGGATTTCAAATCTTGTCCGTCGTGTTTCACACATTATTGTTGTATTGAATGTCGAAGAACTCACTGGAAGGAACATCGTCTTGTCTGCCATTATGGACAAGTTAACAGCCATATGAAATCTATTGTTCATATGTGTAACGAAAATTGTCTGTTACTGCAGTATTTGAGCGAAATCGCTCGAGAGGGATTTGTAACAAAAGGACGTGGGGCTGTCATGATGATTTTTCTGTCACCGAAAGCCGCAGAGCTCTTTGTGGAAAGCGGGGTGGACTATTTTCGCAATCCTAGAAATAGACCGACTTTTTCGTCTGTTCAAGAACTAAAAGACTCCGGTGTTTCttcaaaacaccaaaaacttcttctttttcttgtaaaTAATTACTCCCCTGCTCAAGAAATGGTCTTAAACATCGCGGTGGTCATTGGTAAAAACCTCCCCAAGACCCCAATACCCCGCAACAAGGAACCTGCAGTCATCACACAGATAAGAATTCCCTTTAAGGGCAAGAAACATTCACGGACATTCAGTCCTCAAAGAAGCCAAGAATTTAACACGGTCTGTACGTATAATGTAAACGACAACGTGCGAAGAAAATCGctttaa